The Episyrphus balteatus chromosome 4, idEpiBalt1.1, whole genome shotgun sequence genome includes a window with the following:
- the LOC129919043 gene encoding uncharacterized protein LOC129919043 translates to MMHGKILFKRNKVQVKWSVMNFLSEKFNENILAIVEYGQSDILRQRLLEHLQHLRFCKTVFLLKNSTRNDFELRNIFDFCWKNRMVNIVAVFQDFENSSVYYSYSNFGHFQIEKFIWNKKDSNVFQNRMRDLKGHLLPVIFGGSNPGNIISENTNGAIIKGGYMYHLFYAFAKRHNSILNISNVKTSLSNYDMHNLVLDGRSDISGAGFVLLEDSIQWFSYPYMLFDWSVMLPTEPNIPIYKVFAYVFHWKAFVLTIMMFILLSVSLEVSRSFSTPQRKVCIRNLFFNIDCFRGILGQSFSETTNNSYSTKIVYSLIFLLGIMIFTSYDAFLQSFMTKPPKENMIKSFEDLQSSGLKTYIHEKYCIEFFDKLRPDIMQKYSNVFVCEKSFEKVAKLQNSLNTKFAFFVTDARWIVYEYQQEFFGKKLFRWSKELLLLKNMFGAISINENSIFKNSLNFHILETQSSGLFDFWKKRTFYELLRFGKIENFKYGFNSNLRKSMKVEDLKWIWILMGLALMVAILCFVAEICIFKLKITKL, encoded by the exons ATGATGCatggaaaaattctatttaaacgCAATAAAGTGCAAGTAAAGTGGTCAGTCATGAATTTTCTTTCC gaaaaattcaatgaaaacattcTAGCCATTGTGGAATATGGTCAAAGTGATATACTTCGTCAGAGACTTTTGGAACACCTTCAACATCTAAGATTCTGTAAGACGGTATTTTTGCTAAAGAATTCTACAAGAAATGACTTCGAGCTAAGGAACATTTTCGATTTCTGCTGGAAGAATAGAATGGTTAATATCGTTGCAGTTTTTCAAGATTTCGAAAATTCCTCGGTTTACTACAGTTACAGTAATTTCGGACactttcaaattgaaaaattcatttggaACAAAAAGGACTCAAATGTTTTCCAAAATCGAATGCGGGACCTAAAAGGCCATTTGCTACCAGTAATTTTCGGAGGGTCTAATCCAGGAAATATCATTTCAGAAAATACTAACGGTGCGATAATAAAAGGTGGTTATATGTATCATCTTTTCTATGCATTTGCAAAGAGACATAACTCCATATTGAATATTTCGAATGTAAAAACTTCACTTTCAAATTACGATATGCATAATCTTGTACTTGATGGTAGGAGTGACATTTCAGGAGCTGGTTTTGTTCTTTTAGAAGACTCAATTCAATGGTTTTCATATCCATACATGCTGTTCGATTGGAGTGTCATGCTACCTACAGAGCCAAATATCCCAATTTATAAGGTCTTTGCTTACGTTTTTCATTGGAAAGCTTTTGTTTTGACTATCATGATGTTTATATTGCTTTCTGTTTCACTCGAAGTATCGAGAAGTTTTTCAACACCACAGCGGAAAGTTTGCATTCGAAATCTCTTTTTCAATATTGATTGCTTTCGCGGAATACTTGGACAATCGTTTTCCGAAACAACAAACAATTCTTACAGTACAAAAATCGTCTATTCGCTGATCTTTTTGTTGGGAATTATGATTTTTACTTCATACGATGCATTTCTTCAGTCCTTCATGACAAAACCTCCAAAGGAAAATATGATCAAATCTTTCGAAGATCTTCAATCGTCTGGTTTGAAAACGTACATCCATGAAAAATATTGTATTGAGTTCTTTGACAAACTAAGACCTGATATTATGCAAAAGTATTCAAATGTATTTGTATGCGAAAagagttttgaaaaagttgCAAAATTACAAAATTCTTTAAACACTAAATTTGCCTTTTTCGTTACTGACGCAAGATGGATTGTTTATGAATATCAACaagaattttttggaaaaaaattatttcgttggtcaaaagaattgttacttttgaaaaatatgtttggagctatttctataaatgaaaattcaatttttaaaaattcgttaaaCTTTCACATCTTGGAAACACAATCAAGTGGATTGTTTGATTTTTGGAAGAAGAGAACTTTTTATGAATTGCTTAGatttggaaaaattgaaaatttcaaatatggaTTCAATTCGAATTTGCGGAAATCAATGAAAGTTGAAGATTTgaaatggatttggattttAATGGGATTGGCTTTAATGGTTGCCATTTTGTGTTTTGTAgcagaaatttgtatttttaaattaaaaattactaaattgtaa